In the Plasmodium chabaudi chabaudi strain AS genome assembly, chromosome: 13 genome, one interval contains:
- a CDS encoding pyruvate dehydrogenase E1 component subunit beta, putative, whose protein sequence is MWKVIIFIFVWQCLTCVCKSKVVVGNKCGYLFNGVNKNIIKRGQNENVNLSKIDTVQDYKKELENIKIKRNISEALHMATYEEMKRDKNVFVLGEDVGLYGGSYNVTKNLAHLFGFARVLDTPICENAFMGLGIGSSINGLRPIIEGMNLSFLILAFNQISNNACMLRYMCDGQFNIPIVIRGPGGIGKQLGPEHSQRIESYIMSIPGIKIVACSTPFNARGLLKSAIRENNPVLFLEHVLLYNKEEEIPILPYTLPIDKAEVVKKGNDLTILCYGITRHLAVEASKELTNIGIDAEIIDLISLKPFDLETIEYSLKKTKKCLILDESAGFGGIGAELYSQIVENFSSILSKKPVRLCTKDVPIAYSSKFEEACIIKKEDIIYMATYLN, encoded by the coding sequence ATGTGGAAAgtgattatttttatttttgtctgGCAATGCCTGACATGTGTATGTAAATCAAAAGTAGTTGTAGGAAATAAATGTGGATACCTATTTAATGGGGTAAAtaagaatattattaaaagggggcaaaatgaaaatgttaaTTTAAGTAAAATAGATACAGTTCAAGATTATAAGAAAGAGttggaaaatattaaaataaaaagaaatataagcGAAGCATTACATATGGCAACATATGAAGAAATGAAAcgtgataaaaatgtatttgttTTAGGAGAGGATGTAGGATTATATGGTGGATCATATAatgtaacaaaaaatttagcACATCTATTTGGATTTGCAAGAGTATTAGATACGCCAATATGTGAAAATGCATTTATGGGTTTAGGTATAGGATCCTCAATAAATGGTTTAAGACCAATAATTGAAGGAATgaatttatcttttttaattttagcTTTTAATCAAATATCTAATAATGCATGTATGTTAAGATATATGTGTGATGGGCAATTTAATATACCTATAGTAATTAGAGGGCCAGGAGGAATAGGTAAACAATTAGGTCCTGAGCATTCACAAAGAATTGAATCCTATATTATGAGTATTCCTggaattaaaattgttgcATGTTCAACACCATTTAATGCTAGAGGATTATTAAAATCAGCAATAAGAGAAAATAATcctgttttatttttagagcatgtattattatataataaagaagaagaaATTCCAATTTTACCATATACTTTACCTATTGATAAAGCAGAAgttgtaaaaaaaggaaacgATTTAACTATATTATGTTATGGAATCACTAGACATTTAGCAGTAGAAGCTTCAAAAGAACTTACTAATATTGGGATAGATGCAGAAATTATTGAtttaatttcattaaaaCCTTTTGATTTAGAAACAATTGAATATTCattaaagaaaacaaaaaaatgtttaattTTAGATGAATCTGCAGGTTTTGGGGGTATAGGAGCTGAATTATATTCTCAAATTGTTGAAAACTTTTCttctattttatcaaaaaaaccTGTAAGGTTATGTACTAAAGATGTCCCAATTGCTTACTCAAGTAAATTTGAAGAAGCTTGcataataaagaaagaggatataatttatatggcTACCTACCTGAACTAG